The sequence TACGTAAGAGACCTAAATGTTAGACTAAAGCTCAGACTTTACTGACATATTTGGAAGTACAAAAATGCTACTATAAGTGCAATACAGATTCCAGGTGGGCAGCACTTGACACATTATAAAGATTTATAGTGTTTCATTATATTACGATTTCTAAATATCTGTATTAGTATGCATTGATACATAGAGGTATACTGATGCCAGACAAAGGTAAAATAGTAGTCgcaaatatttcaaataaaaaatttcaaatgcaaatacatttccaaaatgctatacatgcatgggggaaaaaaatcatgacttttagttcatcattcaatatctataACCAATCATTTGGTCAACCCAGGACATACGTTTCTTAATatcctttttaaaaaataccacaatttgatttaattttgtgGTATCAATCCTTTTTGTAAGAGTAgctctcacttttttcaaatggtgcatatcacattttggaaccaaactcttcattCTTGGTGTTTGCTTGGACAATTTAGATAGTGTTCGGTAAGTGGTCAATCACAGAGCACATAATCCACTTTTGAATGTGTAACTGTGACTTAACTTTCTGGCACCCATTGTaaatcccacccatctggcGCCTAAGTAGGATAAAATGCATTTGCAAATACCATTTGACTCATAATCAGGCATTATTTAAAGCCTATTTAGAAGCataaaattttaatttcaaaattcTACCTCATCATGTAATCAAACTAGTAGTGAACAAATAACTTGCATTTCAGGACAGTACTATACCTTTAGTATGAAACCACATGAACCTTTTCATCTTATAGTTTTGTCTAAAAAGTGGACATACTCTACAGTTACAATTGAAAGGGGGCGTTTGTTTATAATTGGCAGCTCTTCCTAAAACCAAAGGAAGTTTACCAAAGATATTCTCTTGAAGATGAATAACAAGTCTCTCTGCTAAGATGTCAAGATTCATAATTGCGACCTGATACACTCATCAAATATTCTATGACCTGTTTTCCCAAGGAATATCTTTCTGTGAGCTTGTTTATGTTCATGTGTTGGTTAGGATACTATCATGATAAAGATGTAGATGTAGTGGAATGTTGTTGTCATTGGAGAATAGTCCTCATCGGAGTCAGTCAATATAAATCTTTAAAAGGCTTGGAGTAGTTAAACATCAGATAGTCCATGTAGTAAAAGTCATAGATTCGCTGCCTCTCCCACATGCTGACCTGTGCAAAGTATTTTTGTGTGATCTGCATAGAGGTCCTCTCAGCGCCAGGGTTCCTATCTTTGAAATTGGGCAGCGTGAGGTTGCGCGGCGCCCCAGTCCGTCGCAGGAGGAAGTTGGactcctcctccatgttctcAAACTTGCCAATGAAGTCATAGTCCAACAGACAAGGGTTGCAGAGCTGGTTTGCCGGCTCCCAGTGGATGTCCATTCCCACGGGTCGGTGGACATCCAGCAGGTACTGGACAAACTCCTGGAACGTGACCCCGTTGCCTGTACTCAGGGCCGCCTTGGAGGCGTTCACCCTATACTTGGAGATAATGGGTTTCCCAAACAGGGagtggtagtagttgttgggATTCTCAAACTTGTCCCTGTAGGCTGACACCAGCCTCTCCAAAGGCTCTCGGACGAAGACTACTTTGGTGTAGGTTTCCAGTCGATGCATGATGCCCTGCCGGTCAAAGCTGTCCAGCCTCTTGAGGTGGTTGCCGTAGTGGACCGTATCGTGTTTGATGCTCTGGGCGTTGGAAGCCTGGCCTGCCAGAACCATCAGGGTCCTCTTCCAGTTTGAACAGCCCGCCTTGGGCACCTGGCAATACAACAATTTGTACTTGTCCTCCACGTAGATGTGGGCCACGTGGTGACGTGTGATGGTCCTGGAGATGCTGCTTTTGTACTTGGCACACATCTCCTTCATCAGTCGCCGACGTGCTTCCAGGATACGGGAGAGCCTTTTCCAGCTCTCCGCGGGGAGTGAGCCtgaggcggaggaggaagaaactgaggatgatgaggaagaggaggaagaggaagaagagggggaggaagcgTTGTTGGAGTGGTGGATCATCGGACTGGTTTTCAACAGTTTCCGGTGTCTTTTGGTGACATGAAGGGAGCCTATGTCCTGCTCCCGAGACCCAGGAGTGGCTGACTGTCTGCTCCTCTCAAAGTCTGGGAACTGCATGGGAGGGATGGGGCTGGACAAGACGCCTGCTGCCAGTCGCTGGTCCTGATATGAGTCAGACCTGGCCCCCTCTCTGTCCTGAGTACAAAGAGTCTGTAGGAAAAACACAAGACATAGAAAGCTTATAgacagaagcagacagacagacacaaagttAACACatagatactttattaatccatGGGGAGAAATTGGGGACATAAAAAACACCATATGTTGAGctcaaacagacaaaaagatCATTTTCATATGATAATACAGATATTTGtgcaaaaatataattttgacTCTTTACTCAGTGAAGTGGTAAATCTGAGCTTTTATTCTCATACACAAAATGactattcattcattatatttACCCCTAAATGTTGCCTTCAATACTCAAACAGGCCACTTGGTGGTGCTGTTTCACTACACCTTAAACAACAGTCTAACTTTGCCTAACTCAAATGACACGCACTACCCAATGACATCCATGACCTATCAATAAACTGAGCTGTAATATCATATAAATGTCTTATAAACACTTAATGGGAAATCTAAATTAGAATCATCTACTGCCTGATTGCCATCAGATGACGCCCAAGGCCATCATGCAttctgacattttatttcaattaaaTGCTGTAATGGCATCATAAAGCCAATGGACTGGATgtataattttaattttacaacAGACAAGGTGATGAGACCATCATGAATCTTGGTTCATCCCCCCTCCTGACTTAAATGGCCATATTCCTTCATCCTCTGGGACatctggaggaaaaaaaaagcagggagTAGTTCCTCCCAGTCTGTTTAATGTGCGGAGGCAAGCATAGGGCAGCAACCTACACACCAGACGTCACGTACTTCTGGGTTTGCACTAATGTAAGTCTCTCATCTGCACTGACGATCACAGCGAAGACGAGAGCAATCTGAGGTCGGCTGAGAAGAAAGTGGAGCGGAGCGTGTCTGACATAGCAACCGAGTTTGTGTCCTCTCTTGGAGTCGACCACGCCGTGGCTCTCTCTCCTAACTACCTGAACCTTGTAGCCGATAGTCTAGCAGAACCCTGGCTCTAATCCTCCACGCAGGCTTTACTGCCATGCCTCTGCCCTCGTAAGGACACGTGGAGACTTAGGGCATGTTCGCACCacgcatgtttggagcggtttattcgaACACTGGAGCATACACTCCATAAGTTCGCTTCATTTGAGCGGGTATGCCATTCAAACTTGGTAGCACTCCAATCAACCACACcaagatgcctgaaaatgcGGGTCTGGGTCCTCTTCCAAGCGAACTGTTAGGAATGAGAACGTAatccgaaccaactacaggaaatgaccccaaaacacaagggtttatgggtataaagagaTTGATGTTGGTAGCCGTTagtgatagccagcagttactcatgcatgaaaagcctagcataacaaaatgaaccaaggACAAACCCCTAACAACCCCCTAACAACCTGgcgggatgacaggttaccaaaccTCTGTCCAATAACTGAGCTACTTATGAGTCCAAGtggcttttgtttacaagtcctggttcacttgtaattgaacctaaacgaaccaggACCTCAGGTGGGAGGAGAACATCACTGCCACCACCAAGAAGGCCCAACAGAGGATGTTCTTCCTGCGGCAGGTGAAGAAACTCAAAATGCCGCTGAAAACGATGGTCCAGTTCTACACGGCCATcattgagtccatcctcacaTCATCGATCACCGTCTGGTACGCTGCCTCCACCGCcaaggacagaggcagactgCAGCGGTTCATCCGGTCAGCCGAGAAGATCATCGGCTGCAACCTGCCATCTCTACTGGACCTGTACCACTCCAGGACCAGGAAGAGAGCGGGAAAGATCATCGCTGATCCTTCCCATCCCGGTCACCACCTCTTCCAAAGACTTCCATCCGGCAAAAGGTTCCGGTctatcaagaccaaaacctcacgccacctgaacagtttcttccccatggcagtggggctcacaaacaagccccctgcctctcactgactctctacctctcatatatatacaatgcttgtatatatgttgttaatattttgttaatattttgttaatattttgttaatattttgatatttcttgtatttgctatatttatgtacctatgcaccaaccacaccaagtcactttccttgtatgtgcaaacatactcggcataataaaagaattctgattctgattctgattctgattcaaatgcaaaaatgtagtAGTAAacttccactctggttcagaccaaagaaaactacctgtaggtgtgatcgcatcCTTAGGGCTAGGCCAGGTTCGACTGGGGCCGTTAACTCTGTATGTCTGACTGCCTGAATGCGCGGCGGGAGGTCAGCCTGTCTACACAGATGCTATCAGACACGCTGAGAGGTACAAGGCTGACAATCACTTTGCAATAGATAACAGGCGGCAGCAGGCTGCGTATCTCTGTGTTTTGGGAGAAGTGGAGTAAACACGTACCTCTCTGGACTGCCGTGGAGTGCCTCCGAGCTTCACGCctggggaaagagaaaagaagagagacaggaaaatcAGCACTTAGGTAAACAACATGTATTTTTGTCCTCGTGGAAGAGAGCTAGGAACTTTGATGCATCAGAGGCCCCCAATAATTTAGCGCTTGCTATCACTTAGCACGTCTGCCTCTGAGCCCAGGCACCACCGCTGCTCTGCCAGTCCACAGGGGGAAGACAGGTAGGTCTATCTGCGTAATGAGCTGCCACAAGCATGAAAAGTTGGTAAATGAGTTGCGCTCCCAGTAGTAAGCACTGAAGATGAGACacggacagaaagagaaagagagagaaagagagatgcaggttgtttttttggggggttttggtGGGAGGGTGAAAGCATGAGATTAgtagtgagaaagaaagaaaaagaaacaaagagacaaagacaaagagagggacagagcaagaaagaacaaatgagagcaagagagatgcAGTTTGAGATATGGATGCAGTTTGCGgacagtgagaggaagagagagagagaaagaaagtgagagaaagagagctgcagtttgttttatttctggAGGAGTGCAGGAGAGcaatagagacagatagattgGTTTTGTGGCAGCCTCGGGGACAGGTGGTGTGTGTATTGGCAGATGTGAGGCAGCAGGACAGGCGATGTGTTTAGTGGTCTGTCTCCAGCTGGACATCTCCTTTCCTTAGGTCCCCCTGTCCCGCTGATATGTAATCAGGCTGACAGCTCTGAGTGGGGCTGCACGGCCGCtgatggggggggtggggggtggggtggggggggagcgTAGACACCTCTGCCTGAGTGGCCTGTCACTTCCAATTTGAGGATGGAAGTGATAGGAACctgcaagggggggggggggggggagtggtggGATAGATGCAGGCCACAACCTTCCCTAAGTGATGAGATCTGCAGGGCCCCATCTCACACTTAAACACGTCTCAGCGGAGGGGGAAAAAACGTGCTGCCGAGGTACAATGTTGTTTTAGATTAGTATGCGCTGGAGAGCTCTGTGTTGGTGTCTGGCTGGCTCTCTGCGTTGATTCTTTACCTGTCTTCATTCTTCTGGAGGAGgcgcaggaagaggaggagggggaggaggtggtggaggcgGCGTGTGACATTTTCTAATCTTGTTCGGGTGCTGCTGCGCTATTTGATCTCCTAACCCTAATGATAGCTCGTGTAGCATGTGCATCTTTGATGTCAGTTTACATTGGTGAATATAAAACGCATGAATATTTATCGCGACACACCGGGGCCATTGGCAGGCAAACACATCCGAGCGCAACAATAGCAATGCTTTCTCTATGTCTGCCTTTGTGAACCGGCGGAGCAACGTGAGCCCCTCGCAGCCCCGACCATCTCGTCAAGATACACTCATGGTTATTGATCCTGAAAACCCCATCAAGGTGGTAATTGAAATCTCCAAAGGTCTAATTGGTTCCTGCTAAGAGGTGTTTTTGTTAGGAGGTTGTCACAGATGTTGGTGACTGTCAATACTGTAGCACTTCACACCTTCAAGCAGAGCAATCACCCCTTATCGTGCCTATCCTGTCAGTATGCTGAACTACCTAGACATTTCTGGACAAAATCTGTGATGAGGTTGCTCTCTCTTGTATCTTGTATCTCTcttttatctgtatttgtatCCTTCGTTTTCCCTGTAAAGCACTGTTCGTTGCACTAATTAGTTCACATAGTAGAGAGAAACAGCAAAGAttgggagagacggagggacgGCATGCAACAAGGCTAGGCCAGATTTGAACTCAGGACATCACACttacatggtatgtgccttagccaactgagccaccaggacaccctgTTAtcctgcaaagcactttgtgacaaacctaTCTTGTTAAAAGTGCTTTCGAAAAGAATCTCACTTGACTCGATTTGACTTCACAAATCTAGTGTTAAAAATTGGTTACAAATAGTGTCTGCATTCTGGTCTGAAAATACAATATTCTCTCAAGTAGGGAGTCAAAATTACTTCTGATGAGAagtacattttttccacaatagACTATAACTGAAACAAGTAATATAACAATGTAAACTGTGTGTAATTTCAGGCAGATTTGTAAACATCATTTATCTCTGTAGCATCTATTTGGTTGAGGCTAATATTTGTTATTTGATTGCAATTTCACACTCAGTCAATTCCACTCAGTATAACTATGTTATTGATTTTTACTGCTGTGTGGTAAAACAGTGATAAATTGTTAAGACTGAGGTTTCATCCTGTGAGATGCAACAAATTCATCTTGGTAATTCCACATACAGATGTAGCTGCCGTAGCCCAAGTTTTTACTGCGTGCTTGCTGAAATACTCTAATATGAAACTTATACTCCGTCCTCAAGAGGAACTGTTTTGGCAAAGTgtactttttctctctttttagcAATTGGAAATTACAATGTATGGTCTGGTAACTAGTTGGTTGAGAGACAGAGTTTTGCTTTAGAATATACCGATTTACTGATTTTGCTGTATAACATTCAAGAAAGGATTCtctgcagcactaatgcagtatagatgcaggataaatgcacgCAGGGAGACTTCTACAATGACTGCCACTgcaatggaaagaaaacaggtgacaacaaaactaaactgcggtcttttgttttttgtttttttaatctccagATAGTAAATGTAAAATTCTGCAAATTCTGCCTCAGTATCCTCCTTGAGAAACTCTGAGGGGTTCAAACAAACTCATATAAATATACAATCCACTGGTCACTACATAGTTTTGATCAAACGAGGGCctctgttactgtatgttttgcTTCAATTCACTGGTATTCCATGGTCATTTTGTTGATGCTGGAACCTGATTTAAAAGTGGATTTGACTCCTTGGCATTGTCCTCAGTTGCCCTCAACCCTAACCTTGAGCGTCCACCTCTCCTTTGGAAACAAAGCCTCTGAATATTCATGCAGAGGACCCGACATTATTGCAAGGAGCCATGAAAGTGGGGACTACATCATTAGCAGATCCATTATCATCCTTCCCTCTCAAAGACCCTCGTACAACTCTCTAACAGAGACATACATCAAACACCCTTTTCCCTGCCACCGCCGCCGAGGAGGAGCAAAGGACAAAAACAATGTGAAATAATGAGCTTGTTAAGTGAAGGATTGTGGCCCCTGTGTTCTGGGAGGACTTGTTAAATGCCCATTTTTATCCAGAGGCAGACCAGGAGGGTGCTAGAAGCCAGACAAGGCGTGCCCTCCTCCAGCCCACTGTTCAGAGTAGGCAGCCATGCTGCACCGCCATAACCTTTCATTAGTCATTCAGCACACTGAGCCACTGTGACCCCAACCAGCTGCACTCCCCTTTCTACCCCCCTGCCACCCACACCTGCACTCTGCACAGATGCTCCTCCACTTGACTCTGTGTGGGAATACAGCGCTCTGGCATGCTGGTGTGGTTTATCAGAGGAAAAACGCTTGAGAACAGAGGTATTAGACTTTAAGCCCTGGTCCATTGATGTTTTAGCTTGTTGTGGTAAGAGATAAAACGATGTTCCGGCGTTGAGCGGTTGGTGGTGAAATCCTTCCAGTCTGGGCCAGGGAGAGCGGCtgctggggaggaggaggtgacggCTGAGATCTGACAGGAGGAACAGAGCTGTAGACAAGCAATCAGCGGTTCTGGATTGAAGGCCTGCTGGCAGAGGCTCTTTAAAAACACAACCCGGAGTTTATTTGACCATCTAAATTTCAGGTATATTATCATTTGTGTGAGAGTCTGATTTGTAGGAGGAGAAAACGCTTTAGAACCTTCTTAGGTCTTCACGACTCAAACTACAGGTTTGGcaaaaataaatactaaatCTTCAGTCCAATGTATGTAGATGAAGCCAGCAGCATGGTGACATGTTTCAACAGTGGCCACCATGATGCCATTCCAATCTGTATCTAGTGCCAATGCCAATACTGCCCCATagtatggaaagagattagtgttGGCAGATTGGTTGTTGGCTAAGTGAAGACTGTTAGCCCAGTGCTGGCAGCCTTGGAGGAGCGACTGCCTTCCAGTCGACACTCAGACAACAAAAGTCCCTTGAGCCCCGATGTGTGTCTCAGgaagctgaatctgaatcaaCAAAACCGAATTTGAAATTACAGCTAAACGTTAAATTCAAaccattgcattcaatttcaagctttcattcaacaaattattttttttcattcaatgGTTCAACTTTGACAATCTGCTGGCACTACTCTCTTTCCAtacatagcacaaaatgaccataatatactTGCAGGGGGCTGATAGGGTTGTTGACCAGTGACTCAACGACTACTTTG is a genomic window of Centroberyx gerrardi isolate f3 chromosome 1, fCenGer3.hap1.cur.20231027, whole genome shotgun sequence containing:
- the chst8 gene encoding carbohydrate sulfotransferase 8; the encoded protein is MLWIEWRMVADSLRGRRRMLPCSFWFLLLFAAGGLVLFIHLQDLSEMVQQQGPGVKLGGTPRQSRETLCTQDREGARSDSYQDQRLAAGVLSSPIPPMQFPDFERSRQSATPGSREQDIGSLHVTKRHRKLLKTSPMIHHSNNASSPSSSSSSSSSSSSVSSSSASGSLPAESWKRLSRILEARRRLMKEMCAKYKSSISRTITRHHVAHIYVEDKYKLLYCQVPKAGCSNWKRTLMVLAGQASNAQSIKHDTVHYGNHLKRLDSFDRQGIMHRLETYTKVVFVREPLERLVSAYRDKFENPNNYYHSLFGKPIISKYRVNASKAALSTGNGVTFQEFVQYLLDVHRPVGMDIHWEPANQLCNPCLLDYDFIGKFENMEEESNFLLRRTGAPRNLTLPNFKDRNPGAERTSMQITQKYFAQVSMWERQRIYDFYYMDYLMFNYSKPFKDLY